TTTAGTTGTTTCCTATTTTAATGTTGGCTAGCTGAAAAAACTATTACCTAAATGATTTTTACCTAAATGATCAAGCCAGTTTATAAACCATATCTTACAGCCATATCTCAGACGCAAGGAACTCATACGTTTATGCAGTAGATTTAAGCATTTCCATCACACACGTTATTTCGTCAATGGTGGTTGTTTGTGTGAGTTGCTAATTAACTAATTCGCCATGAAATTatggcttgtcatgtttataaaagttttatgcacTTTTCTGCAATTGCTTCTTTGTCAATCTCATCCCGCACGATATATCGTGGGTGTGATAAAGGAGCAAAAGAGTACTGTCGTTGAGTAAGgcatatctataaatctcattgtttgccttaaaccctgtgtccagttatagcattcaaaatctagcaatgaaaaatctgcatggCACTGTATTTAATCTCAGGACCTCCAAATCTAAAGGCGacaacttaaccattaagctacccagaatgcaatggattcattgggcaaataatcattacattggttaaaatactcacaccTAAAGCGCTTGCTCAGtgtaataactagcactgttgactgtTACGCGTAATAGTTGTTAAGCTAGCCCAAAACGCTGGTATTATTTTAGTGAAGAGCTAGATTCCCAAGTAAATTACTCAATTTGTTTATGTAATTATTCTGTTATGCTGCGCAGTTGGCTAGTCTTACTATATTGTCGAACTATAGTCAGTACCCTGAGGATATAATGACTACATTTCACTTATTATGATTGGGATTGTTACTGTCATTTTGGTAAACATTTATGAAGAGAATGCTCCTGTGTTACAGATACTATGTCTGCACGGATACAGGTAAGTTACTAAAAACAGTAAGTTGAAAATTTGATTATACTACTTTAGTTTATATATTGCATGAATGAACACAAATAAAGGTTAAATTTGTCTAAAGAGATGCTATGATTGTAGCTCTTGTTGGCTGTTTTACAGACAAAATGCAGACGTTTTCCATGTAAAAACTGGAGCTTTCCGTTCAGCGATGAAGAAACATGCAGACTTTGGTATGTTATTGATTTAGAGGGCTGTTTTGTTACTTCAATCAGATAATGCTTATTCTTATGATAATCTTATTCTAAATGTGCTTTTAGATCTTCTGAAAAGACCAGGAATTGGCAACATTTGACTTTTATATTAgtgattttaatttaaaataaattttcatatcGTCTTGTTACAAAAAAAGTATTGTGTTTTTTACCCATCATTTGCAATTCAGCTTTGATGGCGCCATCTGAATATGCCTTTGTCACTGTACATGCAGTTACAGTGGGCTAATTTATCATATATCAAGATTTAAAGAGAAATACACATGTATAACAAACCTATTCCTTAGTATGTATGCCATTTACTAGTCAGTACCAGAGATGGGCACTCGAGTTAACACGCTCGCTCAAGCAAGCTTTGAGGCTCAACTCACGAATGAATTGAATTGATTCTATGGTATCTTTTACTTAGTGTAGAATTGAATTGACTCAGAGCATCCTACCAGTAAGAATTGAATCGGCTCTTTACTGTCACCTTAGAGGAATCAACAACTCAATTCTCTATTTTCAGTAAGCAGAATGAATCGAGTCATCAATGCTTCTCTTTGTATGCTTCTACATAAACTTACATGTTTATTAATTGTGAAAGCCTAGAAATTAGTTCCGAGTGTTAAAATGATGGCTCATGCTCAAAAGGAGCCTAGTTTCTATTCTACTGAAATAAGAGGGTTATTGTATATAAGTAAGCTTAGAATGGATAAAAGGATTATATAATTACCAAAGCTGTATAGCTCATTTCAAGCTAAACACAACAAAGTGGTTTTCCTGCCGTTTGGTGATGTTGGTAGTCTCAATTATTTTTACCGAGCTATACCATAGCTTCATCAGCTCCGCAACCATAAAATTATCTCCATTTACAGATGCGAAGGTCAGCGTTATTTTGCTAAGTCCATTGTATAACTATTGTAGTTCTAATCGATGCACCTCATGCTCTTGAGGAAAATACCATTGATGCTAGTGGGAATCCTCAGGCACTACGGACCTGGTGGTTCAAGGACAAGCATGTGCTTGAGTCAGGAATCCAGAGGTCTATTGAACATATTAAGGCTACTATTATTAAACAGGTTATATATTCTGTTGCGTTGTCTGTTCATTGTGTAGTTcttatataattttttcaaattcatGCTTTACAGAGTTCTGTTTCATACAGCGGTGTGGTTGCTTCTTGTAGGGACCCTTTCATGGCATTCTAGGATTCAGTCAAGGTGCAAGCATGGCTGTGACCTATTCAGCGCAGATGTCTTTAAAGGGTTTGTTTATATGGTTACTGTTTCTTAGCATTAGGAGGTCATGGCATCACTTCAGCATTCATTTCAGAACATCATAAGTGTCTATTCCTCGTGTTCGTAGGGTTTTAATAAGTCCATTTCCATAATACTCATTTGACTAGCTACTTCTTCGAATAATTGCAGGCTGATTTCTATAGATCTAAAGAAAATCACTGGTAGCCATATTTCATCAGCTGGTCGGCAGGACAAAatcaaaataatgtatgttttaaCCTAATAAACCACCAAGTAAAATGTACATATAGCATTATAGTTAACCTATTCTGATTGTTTATTGCTTTTAATATACAGTGttggattatttatgttttaaGGTTACACAGTAATCAGTTTtcaaggtttcattatttgaaagtaaaataatgttaaattaaattttatttatttaaaaaaactgagaTAAAATGTCAAAATGAGAATTACAATACATTGGTTTTAATGTAAACTGGATATAGCTAACAACATATTAAGTCTTCAGAGATGACTTTTCATACCTCGAAAGAATCATTTGTTGGATCTCTTCATCAATGGATAAACGTCATAGAAAAGGCTCTATTGAAATACCAAACCTTTTTATATTTGCCTGTTTGTGTGCATCAAATGATGCTGCAAAAAGCCCATCTTCAAAATACAATAGTGCTGTGAGTAGCTGTGGCAGGGTGCAAATGTTAGGACTACCAGACTTGCGGAACATTTCTCTACCTTCTTAACAGTAAAAGCAAATAAATTCTTGCACGAGTACATTACTTCAAAGCACGAGTACATTACCTCGAAGCACGAGTACATTACCTCGAAGCACGAGTACATTACCTCGAAGCACGAGTACATTACCTCGAAGCACGAGTACATTACCTCGAAGCACGAGTACATTATCTCGAAGCACGAGTACATTACCTCGAAGCACGAGTACGTTACCTCGAAGCACGAGTACATTACCTCGAAGCATGAGTACATTACCTCGAAGCACGAGTACATTACCTCGAAGCACGAGTACATTACCTCGAAGCACGAGTACATTACCTCGAAGCACGAGTACATTACCTCAAAGCATGAGTACATTACCTCGAAGCAAGAGTACATTACCTCAAAGCATGAGTACGTTACTTCAAAGCACGAGTGCATTACTTCAAAACACGAGTACATTACCTTAAAGCATGAGTACATTACTTCAAAACACGAGTACATTACCTCAAAGCACGAGTACATTACCTCAAAGCACGAGTACATTATCTCGCAGCACGAGTACATTACTTCAAAACACGAGTACATTACCTCAAAGCACGAGTACATTACTTGAAAACATGATTACATTACCTCAAAGCACGAGTACATTACCTCAAAGCATGAGTACATTACCTCAAAGCATGAGTACATTACCTCAAAGCACGAGTCTGATAACATTCCCTACCGCACATGCTGCCACCTCCTGAATACGTATTAGTCAATGCTTTATTTTGCTGTCATGATGTTagtcaatattttattaacaggGCTTCATAGGGTTTTGTATATGGTATTCTCTTTTACTTCACATGGGTTATGTTCCATATCCACCTGTGAAATGGAAATTAAACAGGTGGATCTGGACTCGCCTACAAAATGGAAGTTTCCTCAAAAGATAAACTAAATTGTTTTAAGTATGAGCTTTAATTTTAACATTTCAGAGAAATTAAACTGTTTTGTAAACGTTCACAATTATTATACATGCAAGTACAGTAAGTGCATGTCCTTCTACACGTGGCATACGtgtatagcacattatatatatataatactgaaATCTGTGAGAGATTAACGAGCATTGAATGGCGGAGCATGATTGGGGCGAAAATTAAAGCAGCAAAgtcaattttaaattattccCAAGCTATTTAGTGTCAGGATAGCGCAATGACGAATAGCGCTTGTTGTCGATACTCTGTAGATGGAGGAGAGATGGTCAAATTCAGTTCATTAGTTGGAAAGTAGTCTCGTGCAATTTTGGTAGAAATTTGGTTTTTATCACTGGCATAAGCTACCTCATTGCTGGAGGACTTTCATATCAATAGACTGTGCTCTCCCATTCATCCCATAGAGACCGTCACtgtgtatacatatactgtacagATGAAGCCACAACAGTTGAAGCTGCGAAGTAGGATGGATTATTGTACTGAAATTGCTTATAgaaatgtcaaaataatcaaatatgaatttatttttatacaatatGCTTAAGTTACTGTTATGCATTGTAGAACATGGTGCTGCTTCAAGTATATCCTTCATGCTGTTAGTGGCAGGTTTCATAAACCAGTACCACAATGAGTTGGTGACTATATGGACATCATTAGATAGCGGTGGTTGGAAAGAGGCACAGCTACTGGATGAACAAAGTGTACAACAACTACCTGCTGTTAATGCAAGAGAGCATCCTGAGTTTATTGACAGTGCTATAGACCAGCAGGTGCTCCTCAGTGATGCAAAGCAACAGCAGGTGCTATTCAGCAATGCAAAGGAACAGAAGATGCTCTTCAGCAATGCGAAGGAGCAACAGGTGCTGTTAAATTCTATGAAGGAACATCAAGTGTCCCTGGATGATGCAAGGGGACAGCAAGTGCTCTTAGATGATGGGAAGGAACATCAGGTGTCCCTGGATGATGCAAGGAAACAGCAAGTGCTCTTAGATGATGGGAAGGAACATCAGGTGCTCCACAATCATGCAAAAGAACAGCGGGTGCTCCTAGATGGTGCAAAGGAACAGCTGGCATCTAATGATAGTGCAAAAGAACAACAGGTGTTTTCGGGCTACTTGAACGAACGACAAGAGCTTCCTGACATAGCAAGGGAACAGCAGAAACTCGGCGATATTGCAAATGAAAAACATGCATATGCAAGCTTGGAAAAGTCTAAATTGCTTCTAGGAGATATAAAGTGTCTCTTGGCAATAGGAGAAACTGATAATGTATTACCTAAAGGTTTGCAAAccacattgttttttttttctttcagtttgcattaattataaaaatgtacGCAATATTGCAGGCTaagttaaatacatgtaccttCTCCCGATTTGGATCACTGTAAACTTTAGCTCAAAATTTACCTGTTGTTTACTAGCATTTAACCAGTGAATTTGAATTAACAATAATGGATTATGTTAATGCTCATCCTGTTATACCCACTGAAAAGTGCTCGACTCGAAGAGAACCAGTGacaactttttgaaattttcgTTAATATGAAATGAAGCCTTCACTTTCCAATCATAATGTGACATAAAACAAGTAAATTAAATGAGGGATAGTCTACGGTGTTCGCCAATCGGGGTgtttaaattaaacaaaatggtGTGAAGTTACAGTGTGTTTAGGCGAAACAATAGTGTGATGTTACATGTTTGTTTAGTTGAAACGAGCCAACTGTTGACCGGGATTTCTTtcagttttaatcagatagcctgcagcaCGCGTGTAGATTTTCAAAGCAAATTGCTACACAGCTTTCATGACAGCAATATATGGCCGCCATTCACTGTGGGCAATTTTCCTCAGTGTGGCTGGTTCTCAGAAACCAGATGGATATTTGAAACCAAACATTTTCGGTGACCTGGCAGAAGGCATGGAGCATATAGGTTTGAAGTTGAGATGAAGTCGGCCAAACATGTAAAAATTCATGTTTATACAGACTAACAGGCACACACAATGACAATGTGATATTCATTAAgttaagctacatgtatatatataaatctcagtgtttgtcagtCTGTTGtgcgtgtgtccagttatagaaaTAAAGTTATAGGAGCGAAAAACCCACTTTGCAGTGGAAGTGAGCTTACAACCTCTAGGTCTGGTATTCACTAAGCTAACCGGCTACCTTTCTATACAATGGATTAATTGTGGTCAGATTCATTACATCGATTAAAATACGCATGCTAGAAGTACATTGCGATGATCTCATTATCAATGAGATCATCGCAATGTACAAGTATAAGCAATGTATCAGCACAATTACAAGCAAGGCTTTCATTATACGTAGTAAGTTAATTAACTAGCTAATAAGTTAATTATGGCTagcttaaattactagcttaagttactcaaattcattgaataaagaaaattaGTCAGtggtaactacattacctgccactgtttataagttgtttttattacctgtgcaatgctgggcattcacctagtctttaaatagtacagtatataataagtatattcaatgttgtactttatatttatatctagTTCTTTGTAATGACAATTTTTGGCCATATAATATACATGGATTATAAATATGTAGACCTGCAatacacatataaatacaataattcattgctaaatatgtatgtacgtatagtGGGCTCTGGCATAGTGTACAACCTCCTCAACGTAATCATGCTTTtctacatacatgtgtacaaaAACTGACTGATTGATACCTGAACTGCATCTTTTCTATGATGCTGGCAAAATTGCTCATAACACGTAATTTAACATATTTGTAGAACGAAGTGAGGAAGTGATTGGCCACTTCTCAAACATGCAGGTGCTCTATCATCCTGGAGGTCACGGCATTCCACTCAAGTCAGTCCAGAAAAAAGCCTTTAATAAATATATGGAGGAGTGCAAAGAGCTGTGTTTTTCCTCGCCGAAATTGACTACTGCTTCATAGGGCTTTCCTGACTCTAAAAATAATGAATACTGTAATATGTTTTTATGATGACAGCTATTATTACATTTCTGGCTTGAGATCATTTGTGAAAGATTATCTGTGATCACAATTGCTGCTCATAAATTTAAATAACttgaatatttttgaatagtgatttaaaataatgataatatgatttaaataaatatttatgatatCACAATAAGTCTGAAGTTTCTATCTTCAATGATATCAATAAGAAGTAGCGATAATTATTTGTGAGTTACTAGTTTAGTTTATCATATTATGTCCTTCTACAAGAACATGCGCTTATGATTAGTACTGCAATCTTTAGACAGCTAAAACAATACCTTGTATCTGCTCTAATTGTCATTATTTCTGTTTTAGATTTTATGCCTTCACGGCTATAGGTAAGCACTTTGTTTATTCATTTAGTCTAGCAATCAGTTGTTATCAAAAcatgtatgttattattattgttattaatcaAATGAA
The genomic region above belongs to Watersipora subatra chromosome 1, tzWatSuba1.1, whole genome shotgun sequence and contains:
- the LOC137385934 gene encoding uncharacterized protein: MIGIVTVILVNIYEENAPVLQILCLHGYRQNADVFHVKTGAFRSAMKKHADFVLIDAPHALEENTIDASGNPQALRTWWFKDKHVLESGIQRSIEHIKATIIKQGPFHGILGFSQGASMAVTYSAQMSLKEHGAASSISFMLLVAGFINQYHNELVTIWTSLDSGGWKEAQLLDEQSVQQLPAVNAREHPEFIDSAIDQQVLLSDAKQQQVLFSNAKEQKMLFSNAKEQQVLLNSMKEHQVSLDDARGQQVLLDDGKEHQVSLDDARKQQVLLDDGKEHQVLHNHAKEQRVLLDGAKEQLASNDSAKEQQVFSGYLNERQELPDIAREQQKLGDIANEKHAYASLEKSKLLLGDIKCLLAIGETDNVLPKERSEEVIGHFSNMQVLYHPGGHGIPLKSVQKKAFNKYMEECKELCFSSPKLTTAS